A stretch of the Candidatus Gastranaerophilales bacterium genome encodes the following:
- a CDS encoding helix-turn-helix domain-containing protein, whose amino-acid sequence MSQDIRRILAKNVAKLRIEKGFTKEGLSLKLGFDNSCISKLEKCIINITLDRLELIAKEFGVAVKDLLK is encoded by the coding sequence ATGAGTCAAGATATTAGAAGAATTTTAGCTAAAAATGTCGCAAAATTGCGTATTGAAAAGGGTTTTACGAAAGAAGGACTTTCTTTAAAGCTTGGGTTCGATAATTCCTGTATAAGTAAACTTGAAAAATGTATAATAAATATAACTCTTGATAGATTGGAATTGATAGCTAAAGAGTTTGGTGTTGCGGTAAAAGACTTGTTAAAATAG
- a CDS encoding radical SAM protein produces MKEIYLYKTPKKEDYTVSVGLAYPSTYFYGMSVLGFLSMFKELDSCEFVSAQRIFTDTKTLAFDPKHFDMLGFSCVFELDILQILKILKKYGLELSAQKRKNKPLIFAGGPVITANPEPFAEFFDFFIIGDGEGVSCEIAKVYKLNRHKNKNEILKELAKTEGIYVPSLYDVNYEDGLISGFKPQSLEVPAKVQKRKADLSECLFSPVISDKTFYNETAFIEIARGCPYECKFCTAHYHNMPCRFACLTSIKKAVKKTSRHAKKLVLIGAMISEHPDFEEICDCILKLQPKRDFQVELSSLNVKKVSQGALRLVSYNNNEISLAIESGSEALRRSFGKQLSNDDIFNTIGFYAQGGVKKITLYSMIGLPDETSGDIDEYIKLAVDLKNTFEGTAFTHIVSAFIPKPQTPYEREPRKNNAYLKTEMEKIKTLFKENDIGVKLPVLQNDAFNTLISQGDRRLGQFIKHIFTKNTPIKDIFKEYKNFMRLKNSKLKQPLIHFSKYIYRTKDNDKILPWGFID; encoded by the coding sequence ATGAAAGAAATTTATTTATATAAAACCCCTAAAAAAGAAGATTATACCGTATCTGTCGGGCTTGCATACCCTTCGACATATTTTTACGGTATGAGTGTGCTGGGTTTTTTGTCGATGTTTAAAGAGCTGGATTCTTGCGAATTTGTTTCGGCGCAGAGGATTTTTACAGATACAAAAACTCTTGCATTTGACCCTAAACATTTTGATATGCTTGGTTTTTCTTGTGTTTTTGAGCTTGATATTTTGCAGATTTTAAAAATTTTAAAAAAATACGGGCTTGAGTTATCTGCCCAAAAAAGAAAAAACAAACCGCTTATTTTTGCGGGTGGTCCTGTTATTACCGCTAACCCCGAACCTTTTGCAGAGTTTTTTGACTTTTTTATTATAGGGGATGGCGAAGGTGTTTCCTGTGAAATCGCTAAAGTTTATAAGCTTAACCGTCATAAGAATAAGAATGAGATACTTAAAGAACTTGCAAAAACAGAAGGGATTTATGTACCGTCTTTATACGACGTAAATTATGAAGACGGATTAATAAGCGGATTTAAACCGCAGAGCTTGGAAGTGCCTGCAAAAGTTCAAAAAAGAAAAGCCGACCTGAGCGAGTGTCTTTTTTCTCCTGTTATTTCAGACAAAACTTTTTACAATGAAACCGCTTTTATTGAAATAGCACGGGGATGCCCTTATGAATGTAAATTTTGCACGGCGCACTATCATAACATGCCTTGCAGGTTTGCTTGTTTGACATCCATAAAAAAAGCTGTCAAAAAAACATCCAGACATGCCAAAAAACTTGTGCTTATAGGTGCGATGATTAGTGAACATCCTGATTTTGAAGAGATTTGTGATTGTATTTTGAAACTTCAACCTAAGCGGGATTTTCAGGTTGAATTGTCTTCTTTAAACGTTAAGAAAGTATCGCAAGGAGCATTGCGGCTTGTTTCCTACAACAATAACGAAATTTCTCTTGCTATAGAATCAGGCAGCGAAGCGCTCAGAAGGAGTTTTGGCAAGCAGCTTTCTAACGATGATATTTTTAATACGATAGGATTTTATGCGCAAGGCGGTGTTAAAAAAATAACGCTTTATTCTATGATAGGCTTGCCTGATGAAACTTCCGGCGATATTGATGAATATATAAAACTTGCGGTTGATTTGAAGAATACTTTTGAGGGAACGGCTTTTACACATATTGTGAGTGCATTTATTCCTAAGCCCCAAACACCGTACGAGCGTGAGCCTCGTAAGAATAACGCTTACCTTAAAACTGAAATGGAAAAAATCAAAACGCTCTTTAAGGAAAACGACATTGGTGTTAAGCTTCCCGTCCTGCAAAACGATGCTTTCAATACTTTGATTTCACAGGGCGACAGGCGTCTGGGTCAGTTTATTAAACATATTTTTACTAAAAACACTCCGATTAAAGATATTTTTAAAGAATATAAAAACTTTATGCGCCTTAAAAACTCCAAGCTGAAACAACCGCTCATACATTTTTCCAAATATATATATAGAACAAAAGATAATGATAAAATTTTACCCTGGGGCTTTATCGACTAG
- a CDS encoding FHIPEP family type III secretion protein, with product MFKDIRNQYAVKTCPLDDAQGLELLLNTMAFEGWDLYTMNEAETPTGKACYNCIFVREIEILEEQDNSDIGDLKSPLEKMFETSDAPYNQCLQIQRKIKEKKEEIKKIKQALEVVGDEKKHQKLNKQIAEELRELKEMKLELSLAINPEKMFEGIETNKITIMLSEELSRLTDTNGENLLLNETVKSRQKLTEKLGFVLPYVKFDSCQNLEPNEFTILIRDIEAYKGTAFPGYRVFDKDGLTKKPKSAIASFNSITLEENFWVEESKTKDFWNKGKSTVEFIVEALEFITVKNADSILDYSDINNYMDLALKKNHYLVDSLIPEMISIGEIRTILAQLISSYVSVRDIVFIFEKINDYIGEDEEIDILTELRIGLARQISAMYADENREITVIMLGDKVSKKFESLIYISPDEEIQERNIEIDIKVIQKVITNIMKEIKENNLEISNTPVITSCEIRDIVHNVLREFIPQIRVLAREEIAKDFNLNVVGVADS from the coding sequence ATGTTTAAAGATATCAGAAACCAATACGCGGTCAAAACATGCCCGCTTGACGATGCGCAGGGGCTGGAACTTCTTCTGAACACTATGGCATTTGAAGGCTGGGATTTATACACAATGAACGAGGCGGAAACACCCACGGGCAAAGCTTGTTACAATTGTATTTTTGTCAGAGAAATTGAAATTCTGGAAGAGCAGGACAATTCTGATATCGGAGATTTAAAAAGCCCGCTTGAAAAAATGTTTGAAACCTCAGATGCACCATACAACCAGTGTTTGCAAATTCAACGTAAAATCAAAGAAAAAAAAGAAGAAATAAAAAAAATAAAACAAGCGCTTGAAGTTGTAGGTGATGAAAAAAAACATCAGAAGCTTAACAAACAAATAGCCGAAGAATTAAGAGAGTTAAAAGAGATGAAGCTTGAACTTTCTTTGGCTATAAACCCCGAAAAAATGTTTGAAGGTATTGAAACAAACAAAATAACAATTATGCTAAGTGAAGAGCTTTCAAGGTTAACCGATACCAACGGTGAGAATTTGCTCCTAAATGAAACCGTAAAATCAAGACAAAAATTAACCGAAAAACTGGGATTTGTGCTGCCTTATGTCAAATTTGACAGCTGCCAGAACCTGGAGCCCAATGAATTCACCATACTTATAAGAGATATCGAAGCTTATAAAGGAACAGCATTCCCGGGTTATAGAGTATTCGACAAAGACGGATTAACCAAAAAACCCAAAAGTGCCATTGCATCTTTTAACTCAATTACTTTGGAAGAAAATTTTTGGGTGGAAGAATCAAAGACAAAAGACTTTTGGAATAAGGGCAAAAGTACGGTAGAATTCATAGTTGAGGCGCTTGAGTTTATAACAGTCAAGAATGCCGACAGCATACTGGATTATTCGGATATTAATAATTATATGGATTTAGCGCTGAAGAAAAACCACTACCTTGTAGACAGTCTTATCCCTGAAATGATTTCTATCGGCGAAATCCGTACAATCTTGGCGCAGCTTATAAGCTCCTATGTAAGTGTGCGTGATATAGTTTTCATTTTTGAAAAAATTAACGACTACATAGGAGAAGATGAAGAAATCGATATTTTAACGGAACTCAGAATCGGGCTAGCCAGACAAATTAGTGCCATGTACGCTGATGAAAACCGTGAAATAACTGTGATAATGTTAGGAGATAAGGTTTCAAAGAAATTTGAAAGCCTTATTTACATCAGCCCTGATGAAGAAATTCAGGAAAGAAATATTGAAATAGATATCAAAGTTATTCAAAAGGTAATTACAAATATTATGAAGGAAATCAAAGAAAATAATCTTGAAATCAGCAATACCCCTGTTATAACCTCTTGCGAGATAAGGGACATCGTTCACAATGTATTAAGAGAGTTTATACCTCAAATAAGAGTATTGGCAAGGGAAGAAATTGCCAAAGACTTTAACCTTAATGTCGTAGGAGTTGCTGACAGTTAA
- a CDS encoding mechanosensitive ion channel: METISAIFTNKFVILLMTLILFAIIVKIMDIVVNKIFKNLPYTDNPQRVKQLQTIKQIIQSTILAVFIVIALLQAMTTFGIDIKPLIATAGVAGVAIGFGAKRFVEDLIMGVLVLSEGQINVGDYVEIAGLKGNVEKISLKMIVLRDTSGQVHYIRNGLITTVTNYTQNYGYNILTVAVPHDSNVESVYDAMRQVYADMKNNPEISKMILSDIEILGVDRIVQTVIYTLCKVKTTSGSQATFKNQFNQRIKEKLDVSNIKLISTLSS, from the coding sequence ATGGAAACAATTAGTGCGATATTTACAAACAAATTCGTTATATTGCTTATGACGTTGATTTTATTTGCAATTATCGTCAAAATAATGGACATCGTAGTGAATAAAATATTTAAAAATTTACCATATACGGATAACCCCCAACGTGTAAAACAGCTGCAAACCATTAAACAAATTATTCAATCGACAATCTTGGCCGTTTTTATAGTTATTGCGCTGCTGCAAGCTATGACAACCTTTGGCATAGATATTAAACCGCTTATAGCAACAGCCGGTGTTGCCGGTGTTGCCATAGGTTTTGGCGCAAAAAGATTTGTGGAAGATTTGATTATGGGGGTATTAGTACTCTCCGAAGGTCAAATAAACGTGGGCGATTATGTTGAAATTGCAGGGCTTAAAGGCAATGTCGAAAAAATAAGCCTCAAAATGATAGTTTTAAGGGATACATCGGGTCAGGTTCACTATATCCGCAACGGATTAATTACGACCGTAACAAATTATACACAAAATTACGGCTACAATATTTTAACTGTAGCCGTGCCTCATGATTCTAATGTAGAAAGTGTTTATGACGCTATGCGCCAGGTTTATGCCGATATGAAAAACAATCCGGAAATCTCAAAGATGATTTTGTCAGATATAGAAATTCTTGGTGTAGACAGAATTGTACAAACCGTTATTTATACGTTATGCAAAGTCAAAACAACATCAGGTTCGCAGGCAACTTTTAAAAACCAATTCAACCAAAGAATTAAAGAAAAACTTGATGTAAGTAATATAAAGCTTATTTCAACGCTATCAAGTTAG
- a CDS encoding HD domain-containing protein produces MNMNYDDILDLEPVKVLACLAGKEAKLFLAGGFLRDKLCAKESFDMDFIVQGQNALELAEKFAQKIGGSFVLLDKDYEIARVVADDKLHYFDFARCLGDDIEKDLKRRDLTVNSIALEIFPSVKLYDINKGIEDFHDKKIKVISEQNIIDDPLRILRVFRFAVQLGFKIDPETLKYAKKHLDLIDSVSKERILAEFLKLLEAKNSAKYVEFMYDIGLLYKILPILEIEEGIPPNSHHHLDLIHHSMETLRQAEYLIEEMPEWVSARFDENFNHALKVSSLFKVACLLHDIGKRETWTIEENGRHRFINHDEVGAMLLKPVLKQLKFSKAQTAYVTKLVRYHIYPSQLTRSEEAASQKAINRMFRKLDNETIDVIILAMADRFSALGPEITKQISEDNFNALTIFLNQYKAFAQTKEPLPKLLDGNEIAEFLNIPRGKELGRIIKELQEAQACGEVLSKKDALNFLKNIVN; encoded by the coding sequence ATGAATATGAACTATGATGACATATTAGATTTAGAGCCTGTAAAGGTTTTAGCATGCTTAGCCGGTAAAGAAGCTAAATTATTTTTAGCGGGAGGCTTTTTGCGTGATAAACTCTGCGCTAAAGAAAGTTTTGACATGGATTTTATAGTTCAGGGCCAAAATGCACTTGAACTTGCTGAAAAATTTGCCCAAAAAATAGGCGGGAGTTTTGTTTTGCTTGATAAGGATTATGAAATAGCAAGGGTTGTTGCAGATGATAAACTTCATTATTTTGATTTTGCAAGGTGTCTGGGAGATGATATTGAGAAGGATTTAAAGCGAAGGGACTTGACGGTTAATTCTATAGCACTTGAGATTTTCCCTTCCGTTAAACTTTATGATATTAACAAGGGGATTGAAGATTTTCATGATAAAAAAATAAAGGTTATATCAGAGCAAAATATTATAGATGACCCGCTTAGAATTCTGAGGGTATTTCGTTTTGCTGTTCAGCTTGGCTTTAAAATTGACCCTGAAACGCTTAAGTATGCAAAAAAGCATTTGGATTTGATTGATAGTGTGTCAAAAGAGAGAATACTGGCGGAGTTTTTGAAACTTTTGGAAGCTAAAAACAGCGCAAAGTATGTTGAATTTATGTATGATATCGGTTTGCTATATAAGATTTTGCCGATTTTGGAAATAGAGGAAGGAATTCCGCCTAACAGCCATCACCACTTGGATTTAATTCACCATTCCATGGAAACCTTAAGGCAGGCAGAGTATTTGATTGAAGAAATGCCTGAATGGGTTTCCGCCCGTTTTGATGAGAATTTTAACCATGCGCTGAAAGTTTCTTCTCTGTTTAAAGTTGCCTGTCTTTTGCATGACATTGGTAAAAGGGAAACCTGGACAATCGAAGAAAACGGCAGACACCGCTTTATAAACCATGATGAAGTCGGCGCTATGCTTTTAAAGCCCGTTTTAAAACAGTTAAAATTCAGCAAGGCTCAAACAGCTTATGTAACGAAGCTTGTTAGATATCATATTTACCCCTCGCAGCTGACAAGAAGCGAGGAAGCTGCTTCTCAAAAAGCAATAAACAGGATGTTTAGAAAGCTTGATAATGAAACAATAGATGTCATAATTTTGGCTATGGCAGACAGATTTTCTGCTCTTGGTCCTGAGATTACAAAGCAAATTTCAGAAGATAATTTTAATGCCTTGACAATATTTTTAAATCAGTATAAGGCGTTTGCCCAAACTAAAGAACCCTTGCCAAAGCTTCTGGATGGAAATGAAATAGCGGAATTTTTGAATATTCCAAGAGGCAAAGAACTGGGTCGGATAATAAAAGAACTTCAGGAAGCGCAGGCTTGCGGTGAAGTTCTTTCAAAAAAAGACGCGTTAAATTTTTTGAAAAATATTGTTAATTAA
- a CDS encoding RsmE family RNA methyltransferase: MPQFYLNSINIDNDIAKISEKSDIKHILNVLRLKENDEILLIDEHEIVYQTRILEISPTLITTKVIDKHASNKKLSVQVDLAQSLLKSTAQDLVVQKMTELGVRNFFTMPAKRSVAKLTGKDILSKISKWKRIVEESCKQCERADKMAVHFLPSFEELACLAKDYDVCLACVERSSDNSIKTAMQKYPKARRVLVIIGPEGGFEDIETEFFKQAGMERVSLSNLIYRAETASIAAIASVIYEYEL; the protein is encoded by the coding sequence ATGCCTCAATTCTATTTAAACTCAATAAATATAGATAATGACATTGCTAAGATTTCTGAAAAATCAGATATTAAGCATATTTTAAACGTATTGAGATTAAAGGAAAATGATGAAATTCTTTTGATTGATGAGCATGAGATTGTTTATCAAACAAGAATTTTAGAAATTTCCCCTACTCTTATTACAACTAAAGTTATAGATAAGCATGCTTCAAATAAAAAGCTTTCCGTTCAGGTGGATTTGGCGCAAAGCCTTTTAAAATCGACGGCGCAAGATTTGGTTGTTCAAAAGATGACAGAGCTCGGGGTGAGAAATTTCTTTACCATGCCGGCTAAAAGAAGTGTAGCGAAGTTAACGGGCAAAGATATATTATCTAAGATTTCAAAGTGGAAGAGAATTGTCGAAGAATCCTGCAAACAGTGCGAAAGAGCGGACAAGATGGCAGTGCATTTTTTGCCGTCGTTTGAGGAGTTGGCATGCTTGGCGAAAGATTACGACGTATGTCTGGCATGTGTCGAGCGCTCAAGCGATAATTCCATCAAAACCGCCATGCAAAAGTACCCCAAAGCACGCAGGGTTTTGGTTATAATAGGTCCTGAAGGCGGGTTTGAAGATATTGAAACGGAATTTTTTAAACAGGCGGGCATGGAACGAGTCAGTCTGTCGAATTTGATTTATCGTGCCGAAACAGCTTCTATTGCTGCAATAGCGAGTGTGATTTATGAATATGAACTATGA
- a CDS encoding flagellin, producing MPLYINSNVASMVSQRYLSKNTDALAKTYERLSSGYRINHAGDDAAGLSLSEGLKAQVAGTEQATKNIQDGINMLQIAEGGFEIIADNLQRIRELSVQAANGTYATAERQAMLNEIQQRVLEITRISHTATYNGISLLSSEATSIILQIGASTDEYSTLNIRDAFTTCTATTLGILINETGSSWTPDKIHEYMDKLDKAIGTVVQSRSMIGAYQNRVESALGNLTIMSENLTAAESRIRDTDIAKETSTLTKYQILQQASSSVLSQANQLSAVALQLLQG from the coding sequence ATGCCACTTTACATTAATTCTAATGTCGCCTCGATGGTTTCACAGAGGTACTTATCGAAAAATACGGACGCTTTGGCAAAAACGTATGAAAGATTATCAAGCGGGTACCGAATAAACCATGCAGGAGACGACGCCGCCGGACTGTCCTTATCAGAGGGGTTAAAAGCCCAGGTAGCAGGAACAGAACAGGCAACCAAAAACATCCAGGACGGTATTAACATGTTGCAAATCGCAGAGGGCGGTTTTGAGATTATCGCAGACAATTTGCAAAGAATTCGCGAATTATCTGTACAAGCCGCTAACGGAACGTATGCAACAGCAGAAAGACAAGCTATGTTGAACGAAATTCAACAACGTGTTTTAGAAATCACAAGAATTTCACACACAGCTACTTACAATGGAATATCATTGTTGAGTTCCGAGGCAACAAGCATTATCCTACAAATCGGTGCAAGTACTGACGAATACTCAACTTTAAATATAAGAGATGCATTTACTACATGTACTGCAACAACTTTGGGTATTTTAATCAACGAGACAGGTTCAAGCTGGACACCGGACAAAATCCATGAATATATGGATAAGTTAGACAAAGCTATTGGAACGGTAGTACAAAGCAGGTCAATGATTGGCGCTTATCAAAACCGTGTAGAAAGTGCTCTTGGGAACTTAACTATAATGTCAGAAAATCTGACTGCAGCTGAATCAAGAATCAGAGATACAGATATAGCCAAGGAAACATCAACACTTACTAAATATCAAATATTGCAGCAAGCATCGTCAAGTGTATTATCACAGGCGAACCAATTGTCTGCAGTAGCTCTACAGTTACTACAAGGATAG
- a CDS encoding BadF/BadG/BcrA/BcrD ATPase family protein produces MIYVDAGTSFSKIIEIGEDGLKTTRILPSDELGALQIKFDAAAGHSAKNYLKQGAKLENEIIALALGTKKLVPELKDGTILDIGSRDTKWVKFENGKYRELDWNSACASATGATIEMICKFYNINSDELRAVKERFPVTCGVFGMEKIMDEISKTKKPDAAVAKYIHGIAFNAWNFAQKPDVIYLSGGFCENGCFVDALANYCTVVKLGRFVLVEGLF; encoded by the coding sequence ATGATATACGTTGATGCGGGAACAAGTTTTAGTAAAATTATAGAAATTGGCGAAGATGGTCTGAAAACAACCAGGATTTTGCCATCAGATGAGCTTGGGGCTTTGCAGATAAAATTTGATGCCGCTGCGGGGCATAGCGCTAAAAATTATCTTAAACAGGGGGCAAAGCTTGAGAATGAAATCATAGCTCTGGCGTTAGGGACTAAGAAGCTTGTACCTGAACTTAAAGACGGAACGATTTTAGACATAGGCAGCCGTGACACAAAGTGGGTAAAATTTGAAAACGGCAAATATCGTGAGCTTGATTGGAATAGCGCCTGTGCCAGTGCAACAGGAGCTACTATTGAGATGATATGTAAATTTTATAATATTAATTCTGACGAGCTGCGGGCAGTTAAGGAACGCTTTCCCGTAACATGCGGAGTTTTCGGGATGGAAAAAATTATGGATGAAATCTCGAAAACAAAAAAACCTGACGCTGCTGTTGCAAAATATATCCATGGAATTGCGTTTAATGCCTGGAATTTTGCGCAAAAACCTGATGTTATTTATTTATCGGGCGGATTTTGTGAAAACGGCTGTTTTGTTGATGCACTGGCTAATTATTGCACAGTGGTTAAGCTGGGACGATTTGTTCTTGTTGAGGGCTTGTTTTAG
- a CDS encoding GAF domain-containing sensor histidine kinase, giving the protein MNLKEILLELPDVLNAQLEPQEALHLIQNKIKARLNADFAMIAYLSSNGIDIKDISDFDNTKIEFHYNNIAGFALQTFLKNKKTTQITGEKGKNTILNELGIKIKKSYSLLILPLNIKEAVFGVIFCVRFNNKKPFSEEEIIVAQALSSIGSYIVKDAELSNVFKLQLKMLNENVIEKTHAIENVREENDKIREADKIKSEFLANMSHALRTPLNAIISFSEALDMEIFGNLNAKQQDYVLEIQNSGKEMLALVNDLLDMSKIKAKAMKIIKLKFDAKRSILEVINVVNSLALKKEITIFTKLPAAKIEVTADEQKFDQIMYNLLSNAIKFTDKKGKIEVGIKKSKNKILFYVKDNGIGIDEKYHGKIFGKFEQVDSSYSSKYSSTGLGLTITKELVEMHGGKIWLESRLNNGTTFWFELPA; this is encoded by the coding sequence ATGAATTTAAAGGAAATACTTTTAGAATTACCTGACGTTTTAAATGCACAGCTTGAACCGCAAGAAGCCTTGCATTTAATCCAAAATAAAATAAAAGCCCGTTTAAATGCCGATTTCGCAATGATTGCATACCTTAGCAGCAACGGCATAGATATTAAAGATATTTCGGATTTTGACAATACTAAAATAGAATTCCATTATAACAACATTGCGGGGTTTGCGCTGCAAACTTTTTTGAAAAATAAAAAAACAACTCAAATAACCGGTGAAAAAGGCAAAAATACTATACTTAACGAACTTGGTATTAAAATAAAAAAAAGTTATTCGCTGCTGATTTTGCCTCTGAATATCAAAGAAGCCGTTTTCGGTGTGATATTTTGCGTAAGGTTCAACAATAAAAAACCGTTTTCGGAAGAGGAGATTATTGTAGCACAGGCACTAAGTTCCATAGGCTCTTATATAGTAAAAGACGCTGAATTAAGCAATGTATTTAAACTGCAGTTAAAAATGCTTAATGAAAACGTAATAGAAAAAACTCATGCAATTGAAAATGTTCGGGAAGAAAATGACAAAATACGTGAAGCCGACAAAATAAAAAGCGAATTTTTAGCTAATATGTCGCATGCTCTTCGCACCCCGTTAAATGCTATTATAAGCTTTTCAGAAGCGCTTGATATGGAAATATTCGGAAACTTAAATGCCAAACAGCAAGATTATGTACTGGAAATCCAAAACAGCGGCAAAGAAATGCTGGCATTGGTTAATGACTTGCTTGATATGTCCAAGATTAAAGCCAAAGCAATGAAAATAATTAAATTAAAGTTTGATGCTAAACGCTCTATTTTAGAGGTTATAAACGTGGTAAACAGCCTTGCTTTGAAAAAAGAAATAACAATTTTTACAAAATTACCGGCAGCAAAAATAGAAGTAACCGCCGATGAACAAAAATTTGACCAGATTATGTATAACCTGCTAAGCAATGCCATTAAATTTACCGACAAGAAAGGTAAAATTGAAGTAGGTATCAAAAAAAGCAAAAACAAAATCCTATTCTATGTCAAAGATAACGGCATAGGCATAGATGAAAAATATCACGGCAAAATTTTCGGAAAATTTGAACAGGTAGACAGCTCCTACAGCTCCAAATACTCTTCTACGGGATTAGGGCTTACTATTACAAAAGAGCTTGTTGAAATGCACGGCGGCAAAATATGGCTCGAAAGCCGTCTTAATAACGGTACAACTTTTTGGTTTGAATTACCCGCATAA
- a CDS encoding MurT ligase domain-containing protein, which yields MNKDIIAVNAAKLTSLILKVLHFGAATSMPGIIASSISPKILSRLVNQTKKEIIAITGTNGKTTSANFLSAILQKDNRRVAHNKKGANMLTGVTAAVVECADIKARLNADNCILECDEAYLQKFADYFLADYLIVTNLFRDQLDRYGELDTTAKMIKKAVDKFQKNDKFTTVLNADDPTILSLAGANSIYFGFDDIEYEKPDENISANAEAATCKCGKDIKYTKIYYGHIGHYYCDCGLARPKTFVSAKAKILVDHSIIKIYSEEYGYDFEVSVNLPGVYNAYNALSAIVLSLKLGIKPEIISQAFENYQTVFGRAEKRIINGKNVLVQLIKNPAGTSEVLRTVKDDPKSKILIIINDDYADGRDVSWLWDANFELINSNQKQIITSGIRYADMAVRLKYAGIPAENIVMKSNIKQAIDYALKETMPDEKLYILPTYTALLKMQKILK from the coding sequence ATGAATAAAGATATAATAGCTGTAAACGCTGCTAAATTAACAAGCCTGATATTAAAAGTACTGCATTTCGGTGCAGCAACAAGCATGCCCGGAATTATCGCAAGCAGTATTTCGCCCAAAATCCTGTCCCGTCTTGTTAACCAAACAAAAAAAGAAATCATCGCCATAACGGGCACAAACGGCAAAACGACAAGCGCAAACTTTTTATCAGCTATCTTGCAAAAAGACAACCGTAGAGTCGCCCATAATAAAAAAGGTGCAAATATGCTGACAGGTGTAACAGCAGCCGTAGTGGAATGCGCCGATATAAAAGCCCGCCTGAATGCTGACAACTGTATTTTAGAATGCGACGAAGCCTATTTGCAAAAATTCGCCGACTATTTTTTAGCCGATTATCTTATTGTAACAAACCTGTTTCGCGACCAATTAGACCGATACGGTGAACTTGATACAACAGCTAAGATGATAAAAAAAGCCGTAGATAAATTTCAAAAGAATGACAAATTCACAACGGTCTTAAACGCCGACGACCCTACTATTCTTTCTCTTGCAGGCGCAAACAGCATTTACTTCGGATTTGACGATATAGAATATGAGAAGCCCGACGAAAATATCAGCGCCAATGCAGAAGCGGCAACCTGCAAATGCGGCAAAGACATCAAATACACAAAAATTTACTACGGGCATATAGGTCACTATTACTGCGATTGCGGGCTTGCCAGACCAAAAACCTTTGTTTCAGCAAAAGCAAAAATATTAGTCGACCATTCTATTATAAAAATTTATTCGGAAGAATACGGCTATGACTTTGAAGTAAGCGTAAACCTTCCGGGTGTATATAACGCTTATAATGCTTTAAGCGCTATAGTCCTGTCTTTAAAGTTAGGTATCAAACCTGAAATAATCTCGCAAGCGTTTGAAAATTATCAAACGGTTTTTGGCAGAGCGGAAAAAAGAATTATCAACGGCAAAAATGTACTTGTCCAGCTTATAAAAAACCCCGCCGGCACAAGCGAAGTACTCAGAACCGTTAAAGATGACCCGAAAAGCAAAATTTTAATCATAATTAACGATGACTATGCTGATGGTCGTGATGTATCCTGGCTTTGGGATGCAAATTTTGAACTGATAAATTCGAATCAAAAACAAATTATCACAAGCGGTATTCGCTATGCTGATATGGCTGTCAGGCTAAAATATGCAGGAATACCCGCCGAAAATATAGTTATGAAATCTAATATCAAACAGGCAATAGATTATGCACTAAAAGAAACCATGCCTGATGAAAAACTGTATATTCTGCCGACTTATACAGCGTTATTAAAAATGCAAAAAATACTAAAATAG